The segment CGCGGCAGCGCGAGCGGTGCTGGAGGTGATGGAGCGGGAGAACGTGCCGGCGCGGGCCACGGCGGCGGGTGCACAGCTACGCGACCGGCTCGACGCGCTGCCCCAGGTGCGGGAAGTCCGTGGGCTCGGCCTGCTGGTGGCCGCCGAGCTCGAGCCCCGACTGGATGCCCGCCGGGTCGCGGCCGGCGCACTCCGGGCCGGGCTGGTGGTGAACGCGGTGTCGCCCTCGGCCTTGCGGTTCGCGCCCCCGCTGCTGCTGAGCGACGGCGAGATCGACGAGGCGATCACCATCCTGGAGCGGGTGTTCGCTGAGGAGGCGCTCGGGTGAAGCACCTGCTGGAGGTCGACGATCTCACTCCCGACGAGCTGGTGGCGGTGCTGGCACTCGCTCGCCGCCGCGACCTTCCGGCGGTGCTGCTCCGCCGGGGCGTGGCGCTGGTGTTCGAGAAGCCCTCGGCCCGGACCCGCAACTCCATGGAGATGGCGGTGGTGCAGCTCGGGGGGCACCCGGTGACCATCAGGCCGGACGAGGTGGGCCTCGACGTGCGGGAGACCGTCGAGGACGTCACCCGGACGTTGGCCTGCTACCACGCGGTCATTGCCGCCCGGGTGTTCGAGCACTCGAGGGTCGAGCGGATGGCGAGCGTCTCGCCGGTCCCGGTCGTGAACCTGCTCTCCGACGCAGCCCACCCGATGCAGGCCCTGGCCGACCTGCTCACGCTGGAGGACGCCTTCGGTGCGCTTTCCGGTCGCACCATCGCGTACGTCGGCGACGGCAACAACGTGTGCCGCTCGCTCGCCATCGCGGCGGGCATGATGGGGATGCAGGTGCGCGTGGCGTCGCCTCCCGGCTACGAGCTGGCCGAGGTCGACATCCAGCGCATCCGGGCCACAGGTGTGGAGCCGCAGCTCACCACCGAGCCGTTCGACGCGGTCCGTGGCGCCGACGCGGTGTACACGGACGTGTGGGCCTCGATGGGTCAGGAAGACGAAGCGGCTGAGCGACGCCGGGTGTTCGCGGGCTTCACGGTGGACACGGCGCTGCTGGACGCGGCGTCCCCGTCGGCCGTCTTCCTCCACTGCCTGCCCGCTCATCGAGGCGAGGAGGTGACCGCGGAGGTGCTCGAAGGCCCGCGGAGCCGGGTGTGGCCGCAGGCGGAGAACCGGATGCACGCCGCCCGGGGCCTGCTGGCCTGGTTGCTCGGGGTGGCGCCGTGACCGCGGGCTCGCCGGCGGGCCACCGCGTGGAGGGGACCAGGCTGGGGAAGCGGCAGCGCCAGCACCTGGTCGCGAAGCTGATCGAGCAGCACCGTGTCCGCAGCCAGGCCCAACTCGTCGAGCTGCTGGCGGCCGAGGGAGTGGTCGCCACGCAGGCCACGGTGTCGCGGGACCTCGACGAGCTCGGAGCGATCAAGGTGCGGGTTCCCGGTGGCGAGACCGCCTATGCGATCCCGGCCCTGCCCAAGGAGCAGCGAGCACCGGATGACCATCTCCGGCGGGTGTTCGGCGACTGGGTGGTGGAGGTCGCGTCGTCCGGGAACCTGGTGGTCTTGCGAACTCCGCCCGGGTCGGCCCACGTGGTGGGCTCGGCGCTCGACCGGGCGGGGCTGCCGGAGGTGATCGGTACGGTGGCCGGCGACGACACCCTCATCGTGGTCGCGGCCGAAGGGATCGAGGGTGCGGCCCTGGCCGGCATGCTCGCAGATCTCGCCGGCTTGTGACGCCCGGCTCGTTCGTGTTGATGGAACTCCCGCAGGAAGAGAGAACGTCATGACCAAGCGCGCAGTCCTCGCCTACAGCGGAGGTCTCGACACCTCCGTCGCGGTCCGGTGGATGATCGAGAACTATGGCGTCGAGGTGATCACCGTGGCTTGTGATGTCGGTCAGGAGGCGGACTGGGACGGTCTACAGGCGAAAGCGTTCGCGGCCGGCGCGGTCGAGGCGATCGTCGTGGACTGCCGGGAGGAGTTCGCTCGTGACTTCCTGGCGCCGGCGCTCAAGGCGAACGCGCTGTACGAGGGTCGCTACCCGCTGGTCTCCGCGCTCTCGCGTCCGGTGATCGTGCGGCACCTCGTCCGTGCCGCCCGGGAGCACGGAGCCGATGCCGTCGCACACGGCTGCACCGGCAAGGGCAACGATCAGGTGCGTTTCGAGGTGGCCGCC is part of the Rhabdothermincola sediminis genome and harbors:
- the argF gene encoding ornithine carbamoyltransferase; translated protein: MKHLLEVDDLTPDELVAVLALARRRDLPAVLLRRGVALVFEKPSARTRNSMEMAVVQLGGHPVTIRPDEVGLDVRETVEDVTRTLACYHAVIAARVFEHSRVERMASVSPVPVVNLLSDAAHPMQALADLLTLEDAFGALSGRTIAYVGDGNNVCRSLAIAAGMMGMQVRVASPPGYELAEVDIQRIRATGVEPQLTTEPFDAVRGADAVYTDVWASMGQEDEAAERRRVFAGFTVDTALLDAASPSAVFLHCLPAHRGEEVTAEVLEGPRSRVWPQAENRMHAARGLLAWLLGVAP
- the argR gene encoding arginine repressor encodes the protein MTAGSPAGHRVEGTRLGKRQRQHLVAKLIEQHRVRSQAQLVELLAAEGVVATQATVSRDLDELGAIKVRVPGGETAYAIPALPKEQRAPDDHLRRVFGDWVVEVASSGNLVVLRTPPGSAHVVGSALDRAGLPEVIGTVAGDDTLIVVAAEGIEGAALAGMLADLAGL